In a single window of the Micromonospora sp. WMMD1155 genome:
- a CDS encoding peptidase domain-containing ABC transporter, whose protein sequence is MTLSWLRPHRRVPIMLQMSATECGAACLAMVFSAYRRWTSVAECRAQLGIGRDGATALQMAQLARRTGMRARGVSVDLDGLPQLRLPAIVHWNFRHYLVLERWDRRGAVVVDPGMGRRRLSRDEFGEGFTGIAIELTPGAEFERRPGPGKLASLRFARSMLTFSRPLLGLVLVVSLLLQLAVLLPALITKFAVDTVIGKGQVDALTVLGLGMVLLLGTQAVGSYARGVALNVLHARMDDTMMRRFFDHLLALPYSYFQLRSSGDLLMRMSSNTVIRDLVTSQTMSLVLDGLFVVVYIGMLLAFTPLYAWLVLGLGLLQLAAIVATYRAMRERTHRDIAAQAEEQNYAVEVLAGAETVKAMGAEQQVLGRWSGLFQTRQFASLHRRQLETGLEAVLGAFRMGSPLLLLWVGAHQVVGGRMSLGTMLALNALAAAVLTPLMGLVNTARQLQTVGTHLERIRDVMDEAAEQDRSVSEPPGRISGEVTLTGVGMRYSANADWAVRGIDLTIPAGAKVALVGRTGSGKTTLAKTLIGLYVPTEGEVRFDGRLLQDLDFRELRRWCGMVTQEPALFAGSVRDNISLGHPAATYDEVVLAAERAQIHDEIMAMPMAYETRLTEGGGGLSGGQRQRLALARALVHNPPLLLLDEATSHLDVVTERRVDEVLSALSCTRIVIAHRLSTVLNADLIGVMEEGRLVEQGTHEELIAHGRYYEALIRDQLQSTRTP, encoded by the coding sequence ATGACGCTCAGTTGGCTACGGCCGCACCGTCGGGTGCCGATCATGCTGCAGATGAGCGCCACCGAGTGCGGTGCCGCCTGCCTCGCCATGGTCTTCAGCGCCTACCGGCGATGGACCTCCGTCGCCGAGTGCCGGGCACAGCTCGGCATCGGTCGCGACGGTGCCACCGCGTTGCAGATGGCCCAACTCGCCCGCCGGACGGGCATGCGGGCCCGGGGCGTCAGCGTCGACCTCGACGGCCTGCCGCAGCTGCGGTTGCCCGCGATCGTGCACTGGAACTTCCGGCACTACCTGGTGCTCGAACGGTGGGACCGGCGCGGTGCCGTCGTCGTGGACCCCGGGATGGGCCGGCGGCGGTTGAGCCGCGACGAGTTCGGTGAGGGGTTCACCGGTATCGCCATCGAACTCACCCCGGGTGCGGAGTTCGAACGCCGCCCCGGTCCCGGAAAACTGGCCTCGCTGCGGTTCGCGCGCAGCATGCTGACCTTCTCGCGCCCGCTGCTCGGCCTGGTCCTGGTCGTCTCGCTGCTGCTCCAACTGGCGGTTCTGCTGCCGGCACTGATCACCAAGTTCGCTGTCGACACGGTGATCGGGAAGGGGCAGGTCGACGCCCTGACGGTCCTCGGGCTGGGGATGGTCCTGCTGCTGGGCACCCAGGCGGTGGGCAGCTACGCCCGGGGCGTGGCCCTCAACGTGCTGCACGCCCGCATGGACGACACCATGATGCGACGCTTCTTCGACCACCTGCTCGCGCTCCCGTACTCGTACTTCCAACTGCGCAGCAGCGGTGACCTGCTGATGCGGATGTCCAGCAACACCGTCATCCGCGACCTGGTCACCAGCCAGACCATGTCGCTCGTCCTGGACGGCCTGTTCGTCGTCGTCTACATCGGCATGCTCCTGGCGTTCACCCCGCTCTACGCCTGGCTGGTGCTCGGCCTTGGCCTGCTGCAACTCGCCGCGATCGTGGCGACGTACCGGGCCATGCGGGAGCGCACGCACCGCGACATCGCCGCGCAGGCCGAGGAGCAGAACTACGCGGTGGAGGTGTTGGCCGGTGCCGAAACCGTGAAGGCGATGGGCGCCGAGCAGCAGGTCCTCGGCCGCTGGTCGGGGCTGTTCCAGACCCGGCAGTTCGCCTCGCTGCATCGCCGTCAGCTGGAGACCGGCCTGGAGGCGGTGCTCGGGGCGTTCCGGATGGGGTCGCCACTGCTGCTGCTGTGGGTCGGCGCCCACCAGGTCGTCGGCGGTCGGATGTCGCTGGGCACCATGCTGGCGCTCAACGCACTCGCCGCGGCCGTCCTCACCCCGCTGATGGGCCTGGTCAACACGGCCCGGCAACTCCAGACGGTCGGCACCCACCTGGAGCGGATCCGGGACGTCATGGACGAGGCCGCCGAGCAGGACCGGTCGGTGTCCGAGCCACCCGGGCGCATCTCCGGCGAGGTGACGCTGACCGGCGTCGGCATGCGCTACAGCGCCAACGCCGACTGGGCCGTGCGCGGCATCGACCTGACCATCCCCGCCGGAGCGAAGGTCGCGCTGGTCGGACGGACCGGTTCGGGCAAGACGACACTCGCCAAGACGCTCATCGGGCTGTACGTGCCCACCGAGGGCGAGGTCCGCTTCGACGGGCGGCTCCTGCAGGACCTCGACTTCCGTGAGCTGCGCCGCTGGTGCGGCATGGTCACCCAGGAACCGGCCCTGTTCGCCGGGTCGGTCCGCGACAACATCTCTCTCGGACACCCGGCGGCGACCTACGACGAGGTGGTCCTGGCCGCCGAGCGCGCGCAGATCCACGACGAGATCATGGCGATGCCGATGGCGTACGAGACGCGGCTCACCGAGGGCGGGGGAGGGCTGTCCGGCGGCCAACGGCAACGACTGGCCCTCGCGCGTGCCCTGGTGCACAACCCGCCGCTGCTGCTGCTCGACGAGGCGACGAGTCACCTGGACGTGGTCACCGAACGCCGGGTGGACGAGGTCCTGTCCGCGTTGTCCTGCACCAGGATCGTCATCGCACACCGGTTGAGCACCGTGCTCAACGCCGACCTGATCGGGGTTATGGAGGAGGGGCGGCTGGTGGAACAGGGCACCCACGAGGAGTTGATCGCACACGGACGCTATTACGAGGCGCTGATCCGCGACCAGCTTCAGTCCACCCGGACGC
- a CDS encoding mersacidin/lichenicidin family type 2 lantibiotic, protein MNIVQAWKDPEYRASLSAEQLAALPEHPCGVVELGDDVLAHIAGARTEGLWTLGCCGGFTARETPCGSCGATCGGTTCGTCQTQSTCGLCTA, encoded by the coding sequence ATGAACATCGTGCAAGCCTGGAAGGACCCCGAGTACCGGGCGAGCCTCTCCGCCGAGCAGTTGGCGGCGCTGCCGGAGCACCCGTGCGGCGTGGTCGAGCTCGGCGACGACGTCCTCGCGCACATCGCCGGCGCGCGCACCGAGGGCCTCTGGACCCTCGGCTGCTGCGGCGGCTTCACCGCCCGCGAGACCCCGTGCGGTTCCTGCGGCGCGACGTGCGGCGGAACCACCTGTGGCACCTGCCAGACGCAGTCGACCTGCGGTCTGTGCACCGCCTGA
- a CDS encoding type 2 lanthipeptide synthetase LanM family protein, with protein MDDGPAPVQSGDAAWFLGHSLRERLTGAEPLGAVDEDLGRIRLKMWLDEPVHSRRPELFAQRLAQHGLDEGELVRILGERPDTVRSRFDEAPDYARRLVDAWRRHPDHTAGPDHTAGPDHTAGHDHAAGHDEAAGHDHSAGSDESTGFAVVVAPLIAEALERLAARVRELVGSHRHLTAEALITRLGGGPVDTVNMLVARTMALELNVLRIQGELAGDTPHERFHTFLHRLRQPQHALGVLRDHPVLARDLVRTVDDWEASRLEFAERVVADYAELAERCGGPDSLGDLADVSFGAGDNHRGGRSVAVVRFATGAKVMYKPRRLSVDGHFHHLLAWLNERGTHPTLRTFWLIERGGYGWTEFVESGPCADRDALGRFYRRQGALLALLQALGATDFHLENVIASGEHPMLIDLEAMLHNWQWERRVGDQAGYLQSVAVELMSRSVVTVGLLPSPVLWAEGNQVNRFDMSGMSGAGGQLTARPVTVWDGFGTDEMRLDRRRVTMPGSGNLPTLAERRPDVTEFAAEIGDGYRTLYRTLLEHRDDLVAPTGPLAAFAHDEVRVVLRATASYVRLLAEAQHPDLLHDALDRDRYFENLWAGHDGREHRDRLIAAELTQMYAGDVPIFVTTPSSTDLVGGDGTVLAGALRRTGLEAVHDRLRGMSEDHLAQQSWIIDASLTALIMGDPSRWRTRNRPNVALLPPPTVPSTVRPSEIVPERFVDAARVIGDRLLAIALTEDDRISWLGLSLIADKVWMLGPSAMDLYNGISGIALFLARLAEVTGDAAYRQAADRSATMMLREARSWLTGPSEAAVGVGGFDHLGGSVYALSHLASVLDRADLVDTAAGLAASMVAHAADSREYDIISGSAGGLLALLSLHRVTRDPGLLDGARMLARHLRDGAQPAGPGVGWCGTLYTEAPLAGFSHGASGIATALARWDRHNGAPEHRDPVDAALRYERTVYDEATGNWRDLRPDTPEGAPMVAWCHGAAGVALARAELSGYATDDGSLREDLRRALTTTLDPGSLLHNHSICHGDLGNAEAALAAARVLGDDSAARRAAEIAVAAVVDVENRDWRCGVPRGVETPGLMSGLAGIGYALLRWADPARVPSVLLLQPPTDHRGAIDLP; from the coding sequence ATGGACGACGGCCCTGCCCCGGTGCAGTCGGGGGATGCCGCATGGTTTCTGGGTCACTCCCTGAGGGAGCGGCTGACCGGCGCGGAGCCGCTGGGCGCCGTCGACGAGGATCTCGGCCGCATCCGGCTGAAGATGTGGTTGGACGAGCCCGTCCACAGCAGACGGCCGGAGCTGTTCGCGCAGCGGTTGGCGCAGCACGGCCTCGACGAGGGTGAGCTGGTCCGGATCCTGGGTGAGCGGCCGGACACGGTCCGATCCCGGTTCGACGAGGCCCCGGACTACGCCCGCCGGTTGGTCGACGCCTGGCGCCGACACCCGGACCACACGGCCGGTCCCGACCACACGGCCGGTCCCGACCACACGGCCGGTCACGACCATGCGGCCGGCCACGACGAGGCGGCCGGGCACGACCACTCAGCCGGGTCCGACGAGTCCACCGGGTTCGCGGTCGTCGTCGCGCCGCTGATCGCCGAAGCACTCGAACGGCTGGCCGCACGGGTGCGCGAGCTGGTCGGCAGCCACCGGCACCTGACCGCCGAGGCGCTGATCACCAGGCTGGGCGGCGGCCCGGTGGACACCGTCAACATGCTGGTGGCCCGGACGATGGCGTTGGAGCTCAACGTCCTGCGCATCCAGGGTGAGTTGGCCGGCGACACCCCGCACGAGCGTTTCCACACCTTCCTGCACCGGCTCCGGCAACCGCAGCACGCGTTGGGCGTCCTGCGCGACCACCCGGTGCTCGCCCGTGACCTGGTGCGGACCGTGGACGACTGGGAGGCCAGCCGCCTGGAGTTCGCCGAGCGCGTCGTCGCCGACTACGCGGAACTGGCCGAGCGCTGCGGTGGCCCGGACTCGCTCGGCGACCTGGCCGACGTGAGCTTCGGTGCGGGCGACAACCACCGGGGCGGTCGCTCGGTGGCGGTCGTCCGCTTCGCGACCGGCGCGAAGGTGATGTACAAGCCCCGGCGGCTGTCCGTCGACGGCCACTTCCACCATCTACTGGCCTGGCTCAACGAGCGCGGTACGCATCCCACGCTGCGTACCTTCTGGTTGATCGAGCGGGGCGGGTACGGCTGGACCGAGTTCGTCGAGAGCGGACCCTGCGCGGACCGCGACGCCCTCGGCCGGTTCTACCGACGGCAGGGCGCACTGCTGGCCCTGCTCCAGGCTCTCGGCGCGACCGACTTCCACCTGGAGAACGTCATCGCCTCCGGCGAGCACCCGATGCTCATCGACCTGGAGGCGATGCTGCACAACTGGCAGTGGGAACGACGCGTCGGCGATCAGGCGGGCTATCTGCAGAGCGTCGCGGTCGAGTTGATGAGCAGGTCGGTCGTCACCGTGGGGCTACTGCCCTCGCCCGTGCTCTGGGCCGAGGGCAACCAGGTCAACCGGTTCGACATGAGTGGGATGTCCGGCGCGGGTGGCCAACTGACCGCCCGACCCGTCACCGTCTGGGACGGCTTCGGCACCGACGAGATGCGCCTGGACCGGCGACGGGTGACGATGCCCGGCTCGGGGAACCTGCCCACCCTCGCCGAGCGGCGTCCGGACGTGACGGAGTTCGCGGCCGAGATCGGCGACGGATACCGCACGCTCTACCGGACCCTGCTGGAACACCGGGACGACCTGGTGGCGCCGACCGGCCCGTTGGCCGCGTTCGCGCACGACGAGGTACGCGTGGTCCTGCGCGCCACCGCGTCGTACGTCCGGTTGCTCGCCGAGGCGCAGCACCCGGACCTGCTGCACGACGCGCTGGACCGGGACCGGTACTTCGAGAACCTGTGGGCGGGCCACGACGGGCGCGAGCACCGGGACCGCCTCATCGCGGCGGAACTGACCCAGATGTACGCCGGTGACGTCCCGATCTTCGTCACCACACCGTCGTCGACCGATCTCGTCGGTGGGGACGGGACCGTGTTGGCCGGCGCACTGCGGCGCACCGGGCTGGAGGCCGTCCACGACCGCCTGCGGGGCATGTCCGAGGACCACCTGGCCCAGCAGAGCTGGATCATCGACGCCTCCCTCACGGCGTTGATCATGGGTGATCCGTCGCGGTGGCGTACGCGGAACCGGCCGAATGTCGCGCTGCTCCCACCACCGACCGTGCCGTCGACGGTCCGGCCGTCGGAGATCGTGCCCGAGCGCTTCGTCGACGCGGCGCGCGTCATCGGCGACCGCCTGCTGGCGATCGCGCTCACCGAGGACGACCGGATCTCCTGGCTGGGCCTGAGCCTGATCGCCGACAAGGTGTGGATGCTCGGACCGAGCGCCATGGACCTCTACAACGGCATCAGCGGCATCGCGTTGTTCCTCGCCCGGCTGGCCGAGGTCACCGGCGACGCGGCCTACCGGCAGGCCGCCGACCGCTCGGCGACGATGATGCTCCGTGAGGCGCGGAGTTGGCTCACCGGCCCATCCGAGGCCGCCGTCGGCGTCGGCGGCTTCGACCACCTCGGTGGTTCGGTGTACGCCCTGAGCCACCTCGCCTCCGTCCTGGACCGCGCGGACCTGGTCGACACGGCCGCGGGGCTGGCCGCGTCGATGGTCGCGCACGCGGCCGACTCCCGCGAGTACGACATCATCAGCGGCAGTGCCGGCGGGCTGCTCGCCCTGCTGTCGCTGCACCGGGTCACCCGCGACCCCGGTCTGCTCGACGGTGCCCGAATGCTGGCCCGGCACCTGCGCGACGGCGCGCAACCGGCCGGCCCCGGCGTCGGCTGGTGCGGCACGCTCTACACCGAGGCGCCGCTGGCGGGCTTCTCCCACGGTGCGTCGGGTATCGCGACGGCGCTGGCCAGGTGGGACCGGCACAACGGGGCACCCGAGCATCGCGATCCGGTGGACGCGGCGCTGCGCTACGAACGCACCGTCTACGACGAGGCGACCGGCAACTGGCGCGACCTTCGACCGGACACGCCCGAGGGTGCTCCGATGGTCGCCTGGTGCCACGGCGCGGCCGGCGTCGCGTTGGCACGGGCCGAGCTGTCCGGCTACGCCACCGACGACGGGTCGCTGCGCGAGGACCTGCGGCGTGCGCTCACGACGACCCTCGATCCCGGCAGCCTCCTGCACAACCACTCGATCTGTCACGGGGATCTCGGCAACGCCGAGGCGGCGCTGGCCGCGGCACGGGTCCTCGGTGACGACAGCGCGGCCCGGCGGGCCGCGGAGATCGCCGTCGCCGCCGTGGTCGACGTGGAGAACCGCGACTGGCGGTGCGGCGTGCCCCGGGGCGTCGAGACGCCGGGCCTGATGAGCGGCCTGGCCGGTATCGGCTACGCCCTCCTGCGCTGGGCCGATCCGGCACGCGTGCCGTCGGTGCTGCTGCTGCAACCGCCGACCGACCATCGCGGTGCCATCGATCTGCCATAG
- a CDS encoding type 2 lanthipeptide synthetase LanM family protein: MTQSHQPGPDPVDVSNPCWYLAYSLPERLGVAAPTGSVDEDRGRLRLERWKNEPVFAGDTELFESWLRALDLDEPTLTAVLGETPETVRSRFDDVPDYVRTIERAWREYRPGEAVEHHDRDHDHDHDHDHDHDPHPHAAFVELVRPLVDDGVRRVRAAVHAACAGTPGPQVDADLLADQLAEPPYGAINLLVGRVLVLELNVLRMQGQLEGETPQQRFQDFARRLHDPKYALEILMEYPVLARDATILIDNWVDARVEFARRLVADATALTTKLGDPAQLGTVAEVSFGAGDSHRGGRSVGFVRFANGARAVYKPRGLQVELHFQQLLDWLNTRGAQPPLRTMWVLDRGEYGWSEFVSAGPCTDHEALRRFYTRQGGYLALLHSLAAVDFHLENIIAAGEHPMLVDLEALFHPQGEQADRQIGVSAESFRTMRESVLEVGLLPRPIIYQDDDGVGGVDFSGLAGSAGQLTPTPVATWEESGTDEMRLVRKRIEMGGGQNLPSLDDGAHHTLDFSADIIAGFEQTYRLLHRHRDELLAPDGPVAAFAGDEVRVILRATRTYGKLLQESRHPDLLRNALDRERFFSFLWLQEEWPGAEARIAAAEQAQLSRGDIPFFSTTPASHDFVAGDGSVVAGVLPTSGLERSRHRIEALSDAHLAQQTWILRSSLAALTMGVESQGQWSEYQVTAATVPAGVDRFVAAACAAGDRLLLTADTGEDSIAWLGHTLVADRIWQLGPVGIDLYSGLSGIALFLGYLGEVGGEQRFRGAAEVAAGMLVRQIDLLDETPAETLENFTVGAFNELGGPLYALSHLGALWERDDLLDAAERVVPVLLHLAPQDEAYDVISGAAGAILALLALHAARPSEQLLDAARTFARILEDTAEPVGDGMGWAGAVNPSRPLAGFSHGGSGIAVALARLDRALGNRDHLPLVEGALRYERSAFDPEHMCWLDLRDTTPERYSMVAWCHGGPGIALARADLADYVDDHELLDRDLADAATGMLRFGLTGEVITGTGNHSICHGDLGNTEALLAAARVRGDEDAARQAELVAASILDYIDGDGWLCGVPLGAETPGLMSGIAGIGYNLLRLALPERVPSILLVEPPYSTADGEARG; encoded by the coding sequence ATGACGCAGTCGCACCAGCCCGGCCCTGACCCGGTGGACGTTTCGAACCCCTGCTGGTACCTGGCGTACTCGCTGCCGGAGAGGCTCGGCGTCGCGGCGCCGACGGGCTCGGTGGACGAGGACCGGGGGCGGCTCCGGCTCGAACGGTGGAAGAACGAGCCGGTCTTCGCCGGTGACACGGAGCTGTTCGAGAGCTGGCTGCGCGCCCTCGACCTCGACGAGCCCACCCTGACCGCTGTGCTCGGCGAGACGCCGGAGACGGTCCGCAGCAGGTTCGACGACGTCCCGGACTACGTGCGCACCATCGAGCGGGCCTGGCGGGAGTACCGTCCGGGCGAGGCCGTCGAGCACCACGACCGAGACCACGATCACGATCACGACCACGACCACGACCACGATCCGCATCCGCACGCCGCGTTCGTCGAGCTGGTGCGCCCGCTGGTGGACGACGGCGTACGCCGGGTGCGCGCGGCGGTGCACGCGGCCTGCGCGGGCACGCCCGGACCGCAGGTCGACGCCGACCTGCTCGCCGACCAACTCGCGGAGCCGCCGTACGGCGCGATCAACCTGCTCGTCGGTCGGGTGCTCGTGCTGGAGCTCAACGTCCTGCGGATGCAGGGGCAGTTGGAGGGGGAGACCCCGCAGCAACGCTTCCAGGACTTCGCCCGACGCCTGCACGACCCGAAGTACGCCCTCGAGATCCTGATGGAATACCCGGTGCTGGCCCGGGACGCGACGATCCTGATCGACAACTGGGTGGACGCCCGGGTCGAGTTCGCCCGACGTCTCGTCGCCGACGCGACCGCGTTGACGACCAAGCTGGGCGACCCGGCGCAGCTCGGCACCGTGGCGGAGGTGTCGTTCGGGGCCGGTGACTCGCACCGGGGCGGACGCTCGGTCGGGTTCGTCCGCTTCGCCAACGGTGCCCGGGCCGTCTACAAGCCCCGAGGGTTGCAGGTCGAGCTCCACTTCCAGCAACTGCTCGACTGGCTCAACACGCGCGGCGCGCAGCCGCCGTTGCGCACCATGTGGGTGCTCGACCGCGGCGAGTACGGCTGGTCGGAGTTCGTTAGCGCCGGACCGTGCACCGACCACGAGGCGCTGCGCCGCTTCTACACCCGTCAGGGCGGTTACCTCGCCCTGCTGCACAGCCTCGCGGCCGTGGACTTCCACCTGGAGAACATCATCGCCGCCGGTGAGCATCCGATGCTCGTCGACCTCGAAGCGCTCTTCCACCCGCAGGGCGAGCAGGCGGACCGGCAGATCGGCGTCTCGGCGGAGTCGTTCCGGACGATGCGGGAATCGGTGCTGGAGGTCGGTCTCCTGCCCCGGCCCATCATCTACCAGGACGACGACGGGGTCGGTGGTGTCGACTTCAGCGGCCTGGCCGGTTCGGCCGGTCAGCTCACGCCCACCCCGGTCGCCACCTGGGAGGAGTCCGGCACCGACGAGATGCGCCTGGTCCGTAAGCGGATCGAGATGGGCGGCGGGCAGAACCTGCCCAGCCTGGACGATGGGGCGCACCACACGCTCGACTTCAGCGCCGACATCATCGCCGGGTTCGAGCAGACCTACCGGCTGCTGCACCGCCACCGCGACGAGCTGCTGGCCCCGGACGGGCCGGTGGCGGCCTTCGCCGGCGACGAGGTACGCGTGATCCTGCGCGCCACCCGCACCTACGGCAAGCTGTTGCAGGAGAGCCGCCACCCGGACCTGCTGCGCAACGCGCTGGACCGGGAGCGCTTCTTCAGCTTCCTGTGGTTGCAGGAGGAGTGGCCCGGCGCCGAGGCGCGTATCGCCGCAGCCGAGCAGGCGCAGCTCAGCCGCGGCGACATTCCCTTCTTCAGTACGACCCCCGCCTCGCACGACTTCGTCGCCGGAGACGGCTCGGTCGTCGCCGGGGTGTTGCCCACCAGTGGCCTGGAGCGGTCGCGGCACCGCATCGAGGCTCTCTCCGACGCCCACCTGGCACAGCAGACCTGGATCCTGCGCAGCTCGCTCGCGGCGCTGACGATGGGGGTCGAGAGTCAGGGTCAGTGGTCGGAGTACCAGGTGACCGCGGCCACCGTCCCGGCCGGAGTGGACCGGTTCGTCGCCGCCGCGTGCGCCGCCGGCGACCGGCTGCTGCTGACCGCGGACACCGGGGAGGACTCGATCGCCTGGCTCGGGCACACCCTGGTGGCCGACCGGATCTGGCAGCTCGGCCCGGTCGGTATCGACCTGTACAGCGGGCTGTCCGGGATCGCGTTGTTCCTCGGCTATCTCGGCGAGGTCGGCGGCGAGCAGCGTTTCCGCGGCGCGGCCGAGGTCGCTGCGGGGATGCTGGTGCGGCAGATCGACCTGCTCGACGAGACCCCGGCGGAGACCCTGGAGAACTTCACCGTCGGCGCCTTCAACGAGCTGGGCGGGCCGCTGTACGCGCTGAGCCACCTCGGCGCGCTGTGGGAGCGCGACGACCTGTTGGACGCCGCCGAACGCGTCGTGCCCGTCCTGTTGCACCTCGCGCCGCAGGACGAGGCGTACGACGTGATCAGCGGGGCGGCCGGAGCGATCCTCGCGCTGCTGGCGTTGCACGCCGCGCGGCCGTCGGAGCAGCTCCTCGACGCGGCCCGCACGTTCGCCCGGATCCTCGAGGACACCGCCGAGCCGGTGGGCGACGGGATGGGTTGGGCGGGCGCGGTGAACCCCAGCCGTCCACTCGCCGGTTTCTCGCACGGGGGGTCCGGCATCGCGGTGGCCCTGGCCCGGCTCGACCGGGCGCTCGGCAACCGGGACCACCTGCCGCTGGTCGAGGGCGCGTTGCGCTACGAGCGTTCCGCCTTCGACCCGGAGCACATGTGCTGGCTGGACCTGCGGGACACCACGCCGGAACGGTACTCGATGGTCGCGTGGTGCCACGGCGGGCCGGGCATCGCGCTCGCCCGCGCCGACCTCGCCGACTACGTCGACGACCACGAGCTGCTCGACCGCGACCTGGCCGACGCCGCCACCGGCATGCTGCGGTTCGGTCTGACCGGCGAGGTCATCACGGGCACCGGCAACCACAGCATCTGCCACGGCGACCTCGGCAACACCGAGGCACTGCTGGCGGCCGCCCGGGTGCGCGGTGACGAGGACGCCGCCCGGCAGGCCGAGTTGGTGGCGGCGAGCATCCTCGACTACATCGACGGGGACGGCTGGTTGTGCGGGGTGCCGCTCGGCGCGGAGACTCCCGGCCTGATGAGTGGCATCGCCGGCATCGGCTACAACCTGCTGCGTCTGGCACTGCCGGAGCGGGTGCCGTCGATCCTGCTGGTCGAGCCCCCGTACTCCACTGCGGATGGTGAGGCGCGTGGCTGA
- a CDS encoding mersacidin/lichenicidin family type 2 lantibiotic, whose amino-acid sequence MDYIRAWKDPVYRASLSAEERAGLPANPAGIVELNDQELDGADGGTWTPTPTITVVTGAAGCFSFNGTFCNGTCAAFTAGCCG is encoded by the coding sequence ATGGACTACATCAGGGCGTGGAAGGACCCGGTCTACCGGGCGTCTCTCAGTGCCGAAGAGCGTGCCGGCCTGCCGGCGAACCCGGCCGGCATCGTCGAGCTGAACGACCAGGAGCTCGACGGGGCCGACGGCGGCACGTGGACCCCGACTCCCACGATCACCGTGGTCACCGGGGCCGCCGGCTGCTTCTCCTTCAACGGCACCTTCTGCAACGGCACCTGCGCGGCGTTCACCGCCGGCTGCTGCGGCTGA